A genomic region of Thermodesulfobium narugense DSM 14796 contains the following coding sequences:
- a CDS encoding RidA family protein, which produces MSKLKVISTKDAPTAVGPYSQAIIANGFVFVSGQLGIDPKTGSFAGEDTKSQFDQALKNLRSVLSSVNLTLDNVVKTTVFLTDINEFALINEVYANYFKNILPARSAIEVSKLPKGGRVEIEAIASFES; this is translated from the coding sequence TTGTCAAAATTAAAAGTGATTTCTACTAAAGATGCGCCAACTGCTGTTGGTCCTTATTCTCAAGCAATAATCGCTAATGGATTTGTTTTTGTTTCTGGTCAGCTGGGGATAGATCCAAAAACAGGAAGTTTTGCTGGCGAAGATACTAAATCACAGTTCGATCAAGCCTTAAAGAATTTGAGATCTGTATTAAGTTCTGTTAATCTTACATTAGATAATGTAGTAAAAACAACAGTTTTTTTGACTGACATAAATGAATTTGCTTTAATAAATGAAGTGTATGCTAATTATTTTAAAAATATTCTGCCTGCAAGATCTGCTATTGAGGTTTCTAAATTACCAAAGGGAGGACGAGTAGAGATCGAAGCTATAGCAAGTTTTGAATCATGA
- the sdaAA gene encoding L-serine ammonia-lyase, iron-sulfur-dependent, subunit alpha — protein sequence MNSVTSFSTISELVSMAEENCSSISEIVLSCEAQKMQNSRKEIIEAMNQRLTVMKKSIEKGRKNYSYSVSKMVGMNAAKFDNFMNKNSILGKIVEKAICYALSVSEVNACMGLVVACPTAGSCGILPGAVLSVSEEMNVPDEKIVLSLFTAAGIGMVIGKNATLSGAVGGCQAECGSASAMAAAAVLELLGGTPSQIGHAVALALKNYLGLVCDPVAGLVEVPCVKRNAFAAVHALVAAELALAGIESVIPPDEVILASYEIGRLMPKSLKETSEAGLATTSTGRKVESMINNL from the coding sequence GTGAATAGCGTGACTTCTTTTTCTACAATATCAGAACTTGTTTCAATGGCAGAAGAAAATTGTTCTAGCATTTCCGAAATAGTTTTGTCTTGTGAAGCCCAAAAAATGCAAAATAGCAGGAAAGAAATAATTGAAGCAATGAACCAAAGATTAACTGTTATGAAAAAATCGATAGAAAAAGGCAGGAAAAATTATAGCTATTCAGTAAGCAAAATGGTGGGTATGAATGCAGCAAAGTTTGATAACTTTATGAACAAAAATTCTATTTTAGGAAAAATAGTTGAAAAAGCGATATGCTATGCTCTGTCGGTAAGTGAAGTAAACGCATGCATGGGTTTAGTAGTAGCTTGTCCTACTGCTGGGTCTTGTGGAATTTTGCCAGGAGCTGTTTTGTCTGTGTCAGAGGAAATGAATGTGCCTGATGAAAAAATTGTTTTAAGTTTGTTTACTGCTGCTGGTATTGGTATGGTAATAGGAAAAAATGCAACGCTATCAGGAGCAGTTGGAGGTTGTCAGGCTGAATGCGGTTCAGCTTCTGCTATGGCTGCTGCTGCTGTTTTGGAGTTGCTAGGTGGAACTCCAAGCCAAATTGGTCACGCTGTTGCATTAGCCTTGAAAAACTATCTTGGACTTGTTTGTGATCCAGTAGCCGGTTTGGTTGAGGTACCCTGTGTTAAAAGAAATGCCTTTGCTGCAGTACATGCACTAGTAGCTGCTGAGCTAGCTTTGGCAGGCATCGAAAGCGTTATTCCACCTGATGAAGTTATACTTGCTTCTTACGAAATAGGACGTTTGATGCCAAAAAGCTTAAAAGAAACGTCAGAAGCAGGATTAGCTACGACTTCTACTGGTAGAAAAGTAGAGTCTATGATCAACAATTTGTGA
- the sdaAB gene encoding L-serine ammonia-lyase, iron-sulfur-dependent subunit beta, translated as MESVFDIIGPIMIGPSSSHTAGALKLASMARSILGETPNKVRVHLYGSFAKTYRGHGSDRAIAAGFLGFNTEDERIPNAIDIATEMGVEIEFLPSNISVDHPNTLEFEMTGKSGLKIVVQGISIGGGNIVVKKIDNYEVNLTGNYETLITCHKDHPGIIAKITQIISSKNINIAYMYVSRLEKGKDAMMTIETDDYITPDIYSALLKSPDLNFVKIIHKT; from the coding sequence ATGGAAAGCGTATTTGATATTATTGGCCCAATTATGATTGGGCCCTCAAGCTCTCACACTGCAGGTGCTTTGAAGTTGGCAAGCATGGCAAGGTCTATTTTAGGTGAAACTCCAAACAAAGTTCGCGTCCACCTTTATGGATCTTTTGCAAAAACATATAGAGGACATGGTAGTGATAGAGCTATTGCTGCAGGCTTTTTGGGTTTTAATACTGAAGATGAAAGAATTCCTAATGCTATTGATATTGCAACTGAAATGGGAGTAGAAATTGAGTTTCTTCCTTCAAATATTTCTGTGGATCATCCAAATACCCTAGAGTTTGAAATGACTGGTAAATCAGGATTAAAGATTGTAGTTCAAGGAATTTCTATAGGAGGAGGCAACATCGTAGTTAAGAAAATTGATAATTATGAAGTAAATTTAACTGGAAACTATGAGACTTTAATTACTTGTCATAAAGATCATCCGGGCATAATTGCCAAAATAACTCAAATTATATCCAGTAAAAATATAAATATTGCATACATGTATGTTTCTAGATTAGAAAAAGGCAAGGACGCTATGATGACAATTGAAACAGATGATTATATTACGCCAGATATTTATAGTGCTTTACTAAAATCTCCTGATTTAAACTTTGTAAAGATAATACATAAGACATAA
- a CDS encoding amino acid permease: MEKEKLSRGLKARHIELIALGGTIGVGLFMGSASTIQTTGPSVILAYMLVGLIVMFVMRSMGEMLYSEPVTGSFATYAYKYIGHWAGYLTAWSYWFEWVAVAMSEVTAVGIYMNFWFPNMPHWIPGFIALFILGIANLTAVKYYGEFEFWFASIKVVTIILMLLLGIGIIFFGFGNSGVPMGFGNLFNHGGFFPHGWVGFLFALCIVTAAYQGVELVGITAGEAQDPKKTLVRATKNVTWRILIFYIGAILVIVTVFPWNQVGLNGSPFVLAFSKVGITAAASIINFVVVTAALSGCNCGIYSASRMIYTLSENNQAPKFLSKVTKLGVPFNAIVITLAIMFLGVLFNYITPNSKLFVYIYSASVFPGMIPWFVLAISQFRFRKKLGSEINNHPFKSILFPVSNYITIIFLCAVLVGMCFNPDTKLSLLCGIVFMSVIMGFYFALGLKGKAVVSSGPVEADEA; the protein is encoded by the coding sequence ATGGAAAAAGAAAAACTAAGTCGTGGATTAAAAGCAAGACATATCGAACTAATTGCTTTGGGCGGAACTATTGGTGTTGGATTGTTTATGGGTTCTGCTAGCACAATACAGACTACTGGTCCATCGGTAATATTGGCCTATATGTTGGTAGGCTTAATAGTAATGTTTGTAATGAGATCCATGGGGGAAATGCTATATAGTGAGCCAGTTACAGGATCGTTTGCTACTTATGCATATAAATATATTGGACATTGGGCAGGATATCTTACTGCATGGTCTTATTGGTTTGAATGGGTGGCTGTCGCAATGTCTGAAGTAACAGCCGTGGGCATTTATATGAACTTTTGGTTTCCTAATATGCCGCACTGGATTCCGGGATTTATAGCATTATTTATTCTTGGTATAGCAAATTTGACTGCAGTTAAGTATTATGGTGAATTTGAATTCTGGTTTGCTTCTATAAAAGTGGTAACAATAATCTTAATGCTTCTTCTCGGCATAGGAATAATATTTTTTGGTTTTGGTAATTCTGGAGTACCTATGGGATTTGGAAACCTTTTTAATCATGGTGGATTTTTTCCACACGGATGGGTTGGTTTTTTGTTTGCACTTTGTATAGTTACGGCTGCATATCAAGGTGTTGAGCTCGTAGGTATAACTGCAGGAGAGGCTCAAGATCCGAAAAAAACCCTAGTAAGAGCTACAAAGAATGTAACGTGGCGAATTCTTATATTTTATATTGGAGCTATTTTGGTTATTGTTACAGTTTTCCCATGGAATCAAGTTGGTTTGAATGGAAGCCCATTTGTACTAGCTTTTTCAAAAGTTGGTATTACTGCTGCAGCAAGCATCATTAATTTTGTAGTTGTGACAGCAGCACTTTCCGGTTGCAATTGTGGAATATATTCAGCAAGTCGAATGATTTATACTTTATCAGAAAACAACCAAGCGCCGAAATTTTTAAGCAAAGTAACTAAACTTGGAGTACCGTTTAATGCAATTGTAATTACATTAGCAATAATGTTTTTAGGTGTTTTATTTAACTATATTACGCCTAATTCTAAGTTATTTGTTTACATTTATAGCGCTAGCGTCTTTCCAGGCATGATTCCATGGTTTGTTTTGGCTATTAGCCAATTCAGGTTTAGAAAGAAATTAGGCAGTGAAATCAATAATCATCCCTTTAAATCTATTTTGTTTCCTGTTAGCAACTACATAACAATTATCTTTCTTTGTGCAGTTCTTGTAGGAATGTGTTTTAACCCAGATACAAAATTATCTTTATTATGTGGGATAGTTTTTATGTCTGTAATCATGGGATTCTATTTCGCTTTGGGACTTAAAGGAAAAGCTGTAGTTTCATCTGGTCCTGTTGAAGCTGATGAGGCTTAA
- the ilvA gene encoding threonine ammonia-lyase translates to MNISKKEIENARETLQGVAYKTDLSYSNTLSGMTGNSVYLKMENYQRTGSFKLRGAYNKIFNLTEKEKKAGVVASSAGNHAQGVALSATLLNVKSFIVMPSKASIVKVKATKSYGANVILHGNNFDEANEAARKLQAEKNLVFVHPYDDLDVIRGQGTIGLEILEDMPDVDVIVVPVGGGGLISGIAVAVKEIKPNVKIIGVEAKNMPSMKEALLTGIPSFYKGFPTIADGIAVGKPGEITFEIIKKYVDDIVLVDEDEIADAIIILMERIKTISEGAGATSVAALLYRLRDYSNKKIVAVVSGGNIDINMVSRIINKGLVKSFRKASFKVVLPDRPGSLWRLLQLIAESGANVLSILHNRERGDINLDSAEVIIDLEVFDRDHIYEIKSLLENHQYEVKLI, encoded by the coding sequence ATGAATATCTCTAAAAAAGAAATTGAAAATGCTAGAGAAACTTTGCAAGGCGTTGCATACAAGACAGATCTTAGCTATAGCAATACACTATCTGGTATGACTGGTAATAGTGTTTATCTAAAGATGGAAAATTATCAACGTACTGGATCTTTTAAACTTAGGGGGGCATACAATAAAATTTTTAATTTAACCGAGAAAGAAAAGAAGGCGGGAGTAGTAGCTTCTTCTGCAGGAAATCATGCACAAGGGGTAGCTTTAAGTGCGACGCTACTAAACGTTAAATCATTTATAGTAATGCCATCAAAGGCTTCTATTGTTAAAGTAAAAGCTACAAAAAGCTATGGTGCAAATGTAATTTTGCATGGAAACAACTTTGATGAGGCTAATGAAGCTGCAAGAAAATTACAAGCTGAAAAAAATTTAGTTTTTGTTCACCCTTATGACGACCTTGACGTAATCAGAGGGCAGGGTACTATTGGTTTGGAGATATTAGAAGATATGCCTGATGTAGACGTAATTGTTGTTCCTGTAGGAGGAGGAGGTCTTATTTCAGGTATAGCAGTCGCGGTCAAAGAGATTAAACCAAATGTTAAGATTATCGGCGTAGAAGCTAAAAATATGCCTTCTATGAAGGAAGCTCTCCTAACAGGAATCCCATCCTTTTACAAGGGTTTCCCCACTATTGCTGATGGGATAGCTGTTGGTAAGCCTGGTGAAATAACCTTTGAGATTATTAAAAAATATGTTGATGACATTGTTTTAGTAGATGAAGATGAAATTGCTGATGCAATTATTATTTTGATGGAAAGAATTAAGACTATTTCTGAAGGCGCTGGAGCTACCTCAGTTGCGGCATTGTTGTATAGATTGAGGGACTATTCTAACAAGAAGATTGTTGCTGTTGTAAGTGGAGGGAATATTGATATCAATATGGTTTCTCGCATCATAAACAAAGGTCTTGTGAAGTCTTTTAGAAAAGCTAGTTTCAAGGTTGTTCTTCCTGATAGGCCAGGATCTTTGTGGAGATTGTTGCAACTGATCGCTGAGTCTGGAGCTAATGTTTTGTCTATATTACACAACAGAGAAAGAGGAGACATAAATTTAGATAGTGCGGAAGTGATTATTGATCTTGAGGTATTCGATAGAGATCATATCTATGAAATTAAATCTCTCTTAGAAAATCATCAATATGAAGTTAAACTAATTTAG
- the eno gene encoding phosphopyruvate hydratase, with the protein MQQGIASIKAREILDSRGNPTIEVDCLLECGITARAGVPSGASTGSKEAIELRDNDKNRFFGKGVLKAVNNVNEIIAPKLIGLDVTKQRQIDSIMIELDGTPNKAKLGANAILGVSLAVARAASYFSDLPLYQYLGGPNANLLPVPCMNIMNGGVHANWQGADFQEFMIAPYGANSFKEAYEWCSEIYQALKGLLKEKGYSVGVGDEGGFAPLVKSNEEPFELMSKAIENAGLKVGEQVGFALDPASSEFYKEGKYILRREKKELEPAKMVKYYEKIVNNFPLVLLEDGLAEYDWDSWKILNKTLGDKIELVGDDIFVTNLEIVKRGISENIANSVLIKLNQIGTLSETLDTVRYAQNSKWGTFVSHRSGETTDSFIADLTVAISAGHLKTGAPARGERVEKYNQLVRIEEELGKYAKYAGKSAFIRPIKF; encoded by the coding sequence ATGCAACAGGGGATAGCATCGATCAAAGCAAGAGAAATATTAGATTCTAGAGGCAACCCTACTATAGAAGTCGACTGCTTATTAGAATGTGGTATAACAGCTCGGGCAGGAGTTCCATCAGGTGCTTCAACTGGATCAAAAGAAGCAATTGAATTAAGAGATAACGATAAAAATAGATTTTTTGGAAAGGGAGTTTTAAAAGCAGTCAACAACGTAAATGAAATAATTGCTCCAAAATTAATCGGTTTAGACGTTACAAAACAAAGACAAATAGACTCTATTATGATAGAGCTCGATGGAACTCCAAACAAAGCCAAATTAGGTGCAAACGCTATTCTTGGTGTTTCTCTTGCAGTTGCAAGGGCAGCAAGTTATTTCTCTGATCTCCCGCTTTATCAATATTTGGGAGGCCCAAATGCAAATTTATTACCTGTACCATGTATGAATATTATGAACGGCGGTGTACATGCAAATTGGCAAGGTGCTGACTTTCAAGAGTTTATGATTGCACCGTACGGAGCCAATTCTTTCAAAGAAGCCTATGAGTGGTGCAGTGAAATTTATCAAGCACTTAAAGGCCTACTAAAAGAAAAAGGCTATAGCGTGGGGGTAGGTGACGAAGGAGGCTTCGCTCCTCTGGTGAAATCAAACGAGGAACCCTTCGAGTTGATGAGCAAAGCAATAGAAAACGCAGGTCTAAAAGTTGGAGAACAAGTAGGCTTTGCCCTCGATCCAGCCTCAAGCGAATTCTACAAAGAGGGCAAATACATTCTAAGGCGCGAGAAAAAAGAGTTAGAACCAGCCAAAATGGTAAAATACTACGAAAAAATTGTTAACAATTTTCCACTTGTATTGTTAGAAGATGGCCTTGCCGAATATGACTGGGATTCCTGGAAAATATTAAATAAAACTTTAGGTGATAAAATAGAACTTGTTGGTGACGATATATTCGTAACAAATCTAGAAATAGTAAAGAGAGGCATTTCTGAAAATATTGCAAACTCAGTCTTGATTAAATTAAATCAGATAGGAACTCTCTCAGAAACTCTTGATACTGTAAGATATGCTCAAAATTCGAAGTGGGGCACATTTGTATCTCATAGAAGCGGTGAAACTACCGACAGTTTTATCGCTGATTTAACTGTGGCAATTAGTGCCGGTCACTTAAAGACAGGTGCACCTGCTAGGGGTGAGAGGGTCGAGAAATATAACCAGTTGGTAAGAATTGAAGAAGAGCTTGGAAAATACGCAAAATATGCTGGCAAAAGTGCTTTTATAAGACCTATAAAATTCTAA
- a CDS encoding extracellular solute-binding protein, whose amino-acid sequence MKRGIIGIVILIAALIFVAGCAASNKGGNQQTEKVKLYLYGAGTLAKPFKEVIGEFEKKYPNVTIESQFGGSVKMVKQVTELHQPGDIIAVADYNVIPKYMFGENGQTKYTDWYIGFVNNSITFVYTDKSKYANEINSTNWYKILSEKGVQIGRSNPNTDPSGYQTLQMLKLAEKYYKDPTIYEKILANAPEKNIRDTETELLSSLEAGQIDYLAIYKSDALQHHLKYLDLPAQINLSDPKYANFYKEAVVDTKNGELSGKPIIYAITIPNNSKNTEWAIKFVEFLLGPDGQSIMKKNGFGVLEKPYANNVDKVPAELKNFVSEWPKQ is encoded by the coding sequence TTGAAAAGGGGAATAATTGGTATTGTAATATTAATTGCAGCCTTAATTTTTGTTGCAGGATGTGCAGCTTCTAATAAGGGGGGAAATCAACAAACAGAAAAAGTAAAATTATATCTTTATGGAGCTGGGACTTTAGCCAAACCGTTTAAAGAAGTTATAGGTGAGTTTGAAAAAAAATACCCTAATGTAACAATAGAATCCCAATTTGGTGGAAGTGTAAAAATGGTCAAACAAGTAACTGAGTTGCATCAACCTGGTGATATAATTGCAGTTGCTGACTACAACGTAATTCCCAAGTATATGTTTGGAGAAAATGGGCAAACAAAATATACGGATTGGTATATAGGTTTCGTAAATAACTCTATTACTTTTGTATATACCGATAAAAGCAAATATGCAAACGAAATAAATTCAACTAATTGGTACAAGATTCTATCGGAAAAAGGAGTTCAAATTGGCAGATCCAATCCTAATACTGATCCTTCGGGGTATCAAACACTTCAAATGTTAAAATTAGCAGAGAAATATTATAAAGATCCAACAATTTATGAAAAAATTCTCGCAAACGCACCAGAAAAAAATATCAGAGATACAGAAACAGAGTTACTCAGCTCTCTTGAAGCTGGTCAGATTGACTACCTTGCCATCTATAAATCCGATGCACTACAACATCACTTGAAATATTTAGACTTACCAGCGCAAATAAACCTAAGCGATCCAAAATATGCTAACTTTTATAAAGAAGCAGTAGTAGATACAAAAAATGGTGAACTATCCGGAAAGCCAATTATCTATGCAATAACAATACCAAATAACTCTAAAAATACCGAATGGGCTATAAAATTCGTAGAATTCTTGCTTGGGCCAGATGGACAATCAATAATGAAGAAGAATGGTTTTGGTGTTTTAGAAAAACCATATGCAAATAATGTTGATAAAGTTCCAGCAGAACTCAAAAATTTTGTAAGCGAGTGGCCAAAGCAATAA
- a CDS encoding ABC transporter permease: protein MKNKVDSKRFHFNWLLLTFWLFSMIILGFIVLPLIEMLLEQPIDMIIKAAQMPDITNSILLSIEASLITSIIAVIFGTPLSYILARIEFPYKSIVEAIVNLPLAVPHTVAGIALLFVFGRSGPIGHITERFGISFWGTIFGIIVGMLFVSLPYMINSARLGFENVDIRIEKAARTLGATNRQVFFHISLPLAFRSILSGMVLTYARSIAEFGAVIILAYYPETAPVKIYELFLTGGLKQSSAAAVLLLIITISTFIIFRYLTDFNRKGHKLK, encoded by the coding sequence ATGAAAAACAAGGTGGACAGCAAGAGATTTCATTTTAATTGGTTACTTTTAACTTTTTGGTTATTTTCGATGATAATTTTAGGCTTCATTGTTCTACCACTTATTGAAATGTTGTTAGAACAACCAATTGACATGATTATAAAAGCTGCTCAGATGCCTGATATTACCAATTCAATTCTTTTAAGCATAGAGGCTTCACTCATCACTTCAATTATTGCAGTCATATTTGGAACTCCTCTGTCATACATTCTAGCTAGAATTGAATTTCCATATAAATCAATTGTTGAAGCTATTGTAAACCTTCCTCTTGCTGTCCCACATACAGTGGCAGGCATCGCACTTTTATTCGTTTTTGGCAGGTCAGGTCCCATTGGTCATATAACCGAACGTTTTGGAATCAGTTTTTGGGGAACTATATTTGGAATAATTGTTGGAATGCTCTTTGTAAGTTTACCATATATGATAAACTCTGCTAGGCTGGGATTTGAGAACGTCGATATTAGAATAGAAAAAGCTGCAAGAACATTGGGTGCTACAAATAGACAGGTTTTCTTTCACATATCTCTTCCTCTTGCTTTTAGGTCTATTTTAAGTGGAATGGTTCTTACTTATGCAAGATCTATTGCCGAATTCGGAGCTGTTATAATTTTAGCCTACTATCCAGAAACAGCACCAGTAAAAATATATGAACTATTTCTTACAGGAGGGCTAAAACAATCTTCTGCCGCAGCAGTATTGCTATTAATTATTACAATTTCAACTTTCATCATATTTCGATATCTAACAGATTTTAATAGAAAAGGGCATAAATTAAAGTGA
- a CDS encoding ABC transporter ATP-binding protein, protein MSFFKVKNLKVKVGNFILDNISFELNKGQILAILGPSGSGKTLLLESIAGFHLPDKGELYLENKDISILPIEKREIGFMFQDYALFPHWNVKENILSSFKFSKGYKKININPEEIIKMLHIEDLLDRYPNNLSGGEKQRVALARSLITNPKMFLFDEPMSALDTRTRENLRDELLSILKKLSLSAIYVTHDHIEAFTLGDLVGIIKEGRLIQIGEKNQIFRKPNSIFVADFIGIENLFSATIKSVKRISPELYCIEAKHKQIVFEIISNEKLSANEEVFLSIRSEDISFLDESDERYNNLKNIITLEVIDIVQVDFFYKIFLSGDVHLKAITLKDSIKKHKINIGKKIKIYIDPEYIHIIKT, encoded by the coding sequence GTGAGTTTTTTTAAAGTTAAAAACCTTAAAGTAAAAGTAGGAAATTTTATTCTAGACAACATTTCATTTGAACTAAATAAAGGTCAAATTCTTGCAATTCTAGGACCAAGTGGTTCAGGCAAGACTCTTTTATTAGAATCCATTGCAGGCTTTCATCTCCCCGATAAAGGGGAGCTTTATCTTGAAAATAAAGATATAAGCATATTGCCTATAGAAAAAAGGGAAATAGGCTTTATGTTTCAAGATTATGCTCTTTTCCCTCATTGGAACGTTAAAGAAAACATCTTATCTTCTTTTAAGTTTTCAAAAGGATATAAAAAAATTAATATCAATCCAGAAGAAATAATAAAAATGCTTCATATTGAAGATCTTCTAGATAGATATCCTAACAACTTAAGTGGAGGAGAAAAACAAAGAGTAGCCTTAGCAAGATCTTTAATTACAAATCCGAAAATGTTCTTGTTCGATGAACCTATGTCAGCACTTGACACAAGAACCAGAGAAAACCTAAGAGATGAACTTCTAAGTATATTAAAAAAACTCTCTTTAAGCGCAATATATGTAACTCACGATCACATTGAAGCCTTTACTTTAGGAGATTTGGTAGGAATAATTAAAGAGGGAAGATTAATTCAAATTGGAGAAAAAAACCAAATATTTAGAAAACCAAACTCTATCTTTGTAGCAGATTTTATAGGAATAGAAAACCTATTTTCTGCAACAATTAAATCAGTAAAAAGAATTTCGCCAGAATTATATTGTATTGAAGCCAAACATAAACAAATTGTATTTGAAATAATTTCGAATGAGAAGCTTTCAGCCAATGAAGAAGTTTTTCTTTCAATAAGATCTGAAGACATTAGCTTTTTAGACGAATCAGACGAAAGATACAACAATCTAAAAAACATAATAACTTTAGAGGTTATTGATATAGTTCAAGTTGATTTTTTTTATAAAATTTTTTTAAGCGGTGACGTTCATCTTAAAGCAATAACTTTAAAAGATTCCATTAAAAAGCATAAAATAAATATTGGCAAAAAAATTAAAATATATATTGATCCTGAATACATTCATATTATAAAAACATAA
- a CDS encoding MgtC/SapB family protein: MDQTMGLGQTFFGLFLAFVLGTFIGVERQWRQHPAGLRTNTLVALGAAIFVDLGLRMGGRVNDIRVVSYVVSGVGFLGAGAIMKEGINIRGINTAATLWCSAAVGACSGAQQWMPAVMATFFILLTNTFLRTIVGTINNLPMVTANDFIISVCAGVEVDKEDRVFNVMRKLLRQLGYPVRNMRIESTKEGESKIIFNILSGDINEEDLKDLLERLKHTSYVKYVNWSQGAKDH, translated from the coding sequence ATGGATCAGACAATGGGCTTAGGCCAAACTTTTTTTGGATTATTTCTAGCATTTGTACTTGGAACATTTATAGGTGTTGAACGTCAGTGGCGTCAGCATCCAGCTGGTTTAAGGACTAATACTCTTGTCGCCCTTGGGGCTGCTATCTTTGTCGACCTTGGACTTCGTATGGGCGGAAGAGTTAATGATATAAGAGTAGTTAGCTATGTGGTTTCTGGAGTTGGATTTCTTGGTGCCGGTGCAATCATGAAGGAAGGAATTAATATAAGAGGTATAAACACTGCTGCTACACTTTGGTGTTCTGCTGCTGTTGGCGCTTGTTCAGGAGCTCAACAATGGATGCCGGCTGTTATGGCTACTTTTTTTATTTTGCTTACCAATACCTTTTTAAGAACGATTGTAGGCACTATTAATAATTTGCCTATGGTAACAGCTAATGATTTTATTATTTCAGTTTGTGCTGGAGTAGAAGTGGACAAAGAGGATAGGGTATTTAACGTTATGAGAAAACTTCTGAGACAATTAGGATATCCTGTGAGAAATATGAGAATAGAATCAACAAAAGAAGGTGAGAGCAAAATAATATTTAATATTTTATCGGGGGATATAAATGAAGAAGATCTAAAAGATCTTTTAGAGAGATTAAAGCACACAAGCTATGTAAAATATGTAAATTGGAGTCAAGGAGCTAAAGATCATTGA
- a CDS encoding RCKP-type rubredoxin-like domain-containing protein → MAVFKCKKCGYTKEGRCKPKKCPECNEQNSFEKVESEKRK, encoded by the coding sequence ATGGCAGTTTTTAAGTGTAAAAAATGTGGTTATACTAAAGAGGGAAGGTGTAAACCAAAAAAGTGTCCAGAATGTAACGAACAAAATTCTTTTGAAAAAGTCGAATCAGAAAAGAGAAAGTAG
- a CDS encoding Fur family transcriptional regulator, translating to MTPQRKLIIDILKSTKSHPDALWIYQNAIKKMPRMGLGTVYRTLDQLERDGEIKRIDFKGIAHYDANVNVHPHLLCSKCGKIVDISDSYDLDIKNFDLKGFKVESINLDIIGICPECQSRKGES from the coding sequence ATGACGCCTCAGAGGAAGTTAATTATAGACATATTAAAAAGCACAAAGTCACATCCTGATGCGTTATGGATTTACCAGAACGCTATAAAGAAAATGCCAAGGATGGGACTTGGTACTGTTTACAGAACGCTGGATCAACTCGAAAGAGATGGGGAAATAAAAAGAATTGATTTCAAAGGAATAGCTCATTACGACGCAAATGTAAACGTTCATCCACATCTTTTATGCTCAAAATGCGGAAAAATAGTTGATATAAGTGACAGCTACGATCTTGACATAAAAAATTTTGATTTAAAGGGTTTCAAAGTTGAATCTATAAACCTTGATATTATAGGTATTTGCCCTGAATGTCAATCAAGAAAGGGTGAAAGTTAG
- a CDS encoding 2-hydroxymuconate tautomerase encodes MPIVTIELLEGRSKEQKKQIAKDITETLIKNANVKPEAITILFHDLKADDIAKGGKLLSEK; translated from the coding sequence ATGCCAATCGTTACGATAGAATTATTAGAAGGCAGGTCAAAGGAGCAAAAGAAGCAAATTGCAAAAGATATAACCGAAACTTTGATAAAAAATGCAAATGTCAAACCTGAGGCTATCACAATTTTGTTTCATGATCTGAAAGCTGATGATATTGCAAAAGGTGGCAAGCTTTTATCTGAAAAATAA